The genomic region ACTTTAACTAAAGGTATTTATGCCTATGATTATGGTGATACAGCTAAAATGGCTCCAGTAATGAAGATGCATACATTAGGACATGATTTTATTCCTGCCTCTATTCATGCGGGGGGATTAAGGTATCATGGTATGGCTCCAATAATATCCAAATTAGTTAAAGAAAATTTAGTAGAGGCAGTAGCTTATCATCAGCGGCCTGTTTTTGATGCTGCTATTCTTTTTGCTAAAACAGAAGGACATATTATAGCTCCAGAATCAGCTCATGCGGTCAAGGGTGCTATTGATGAAGCTCTTAAGGCAAAAGAAGAGGGTAAAGAAAGAACAATCTTGTTTAATTGTTCCGGACATGGTCATTTTGATCTTTCTTCCTATCAGAAGTTTTTTGATAACCAATTAGAGGATTTTGATTACCCTGATGATTTAATAAAAAAGGCATTATTAAAGCTACCAAAAGTTAAGTGATTTGAGTATTTTCAAATCCGAGAGACATGTTATAATATTGTGCCGGTTGTGAAAACAAAAGGTGTGCGTGCGGGAGTAGCTCAGTTGGTAGAGCACTAGCCTTCCAAGCTGGGGGTCGCCAGTTCGAGACTGGTCTCCCGCTCCACTAAATAAAGTATCTTTAATAAGGTAATTTCGTTTTTAAAAAGTTAAGTGTGTCGAGAACTGGCTTGCCAGTTCAGAAACAATCCGCTTAGCGATTACGAAAAGAATTTGAGTGAGAGTTTAGCGGTTGTCCTCGAGGATGTAATCCGAGAGTGAATGGTCTCCCGCTCCACTAAATTTCAAGCCTTGTTTTAGGTTTTGTTTTAAGAGCGCCCGTAGCTCAGCTGGATAGAGCAACGGCCTTCTAAGCCGTAGGCCAGACGTTCGAATCGTCTCGGGCGCGCCATTTGCGTATTAATTATTTTTTGCTAAAGCAAAAAATAATTAAAAAAAATAATATATGGTGGCTGTAGCTCAGTTGGTAGAGCCCCGGATTGTGGTTCCGGTTGTCGTGGGTTCAAACCCCATCAGTCACCCCATCTCGACAAATTTTATAAATTTAAATTTGCTCGATGTAAACAAATTCAAATATAATTAAGAAATGGAATATCATTTATACATATTAAAGTTATCTAATGGTAGATATTATACTGGAATTACGTATAATGTTGATAAACGATTTAGAGAACATCAAGAAGGATTTGTTGTATCAACAAAAGGATTCCTTCCTGTAGAATTAAGGTTTAGTCAAAGTTTCGAATCTCAAAAAATTGCAAGGAAATATGAAGTAAAAGTTAAATCTTGGTCACAAACTAAAAAAGAGAAACTTATTATTGGAGAATGGATTTTAAATTAATATTTTAAATATTATTTATCCCGAGTGACCGTAGGTCATTGAGGGAAGTCACCCCATCTCGACAAATTTTATAAATTTAAATTTGCTCGATGTAAACAAATTCGAATTAGTTATCGTTATTGACTCTTTATTATCATTAACATAATCTATATCTATGGATAAATTTTTAAAATGTGCGATAGATGAAGCAAAACAAGGTTTAGCTGAAGGTGGAATACCTATTGGTGCAGTTCTTGTTATTGATGGTGAAATAGTGGGTAGAGGTCATAATAAACGAGTTCAGCAAGGAAGCCCAATCTTGCATGCTGAGATGGATTGCTTAGAAAATGCTGGCAGGCTAACTGCTTCCGATTATCAGAAATCAACTATGTATACAACCCTATCTCCTTGTGATATGTGTAGTGGAGCTATTTTATTATATGGAATACCAAAGTTGGTAATAGGTGAGAATATAACGTTCCAAGGTCCAGAGGAATATTTAGTGACTAGAGGAGTTGCTTTGTCTGTAGTGGATGATGAAGAATGCAAGAGTATGATGGACGCATTTATTGCTGAGAAGCCAGAGCTTTGGAATGAAGATATAGGAGTGTAATTGTAATATGAAAAAAAATATTTTTATAATCTTAATGTTAGTTGTTTTTGCGTCTACATCTTAACCATCAGTTTCTGACCATTCACTAAAAAGTTTATACATAAGATCTTCTATTTCCAGTAGGGTTGCTATT from Candidatus Margulisiibacteriota bacterium harbors:
- a CDS encoding nucleoside deaminase, with protein sequence MDKFLKCAIDEAKQGLAEGGIPIGAVLVIDGEIVGRGHNKRVQQGSPILHAEMDCLENAGRLTASDYQKSTMYTTLSPCDMCSGAILLYGIPKLVIGENITFQGPEEYLVTRGVALSVVDDEECKSMMDAFIAEKPELWNEDIGV
- a CDS encoding GIY-YIG nuclease family protein, which encodes MEYHLYILKLSNGRYYTGITYNVDKRFREHQEGFVVSTKGFLPVELRFSQSFESQKIARKYEVKVKSWSQTKKEKLIIGEWILN